The sequence TGGATCTTTccatattttgatgttttgtgtCATGACTAGTAAAAAAGAAACATGAATTAGTGAACTGTAATAAAACCTTTGCACTCTTCCTCACCTGATGATGGGCGATATCAAGCAGATTGCCGTCTTTCCTCACAGACAGGAGAGTAGCTCGGCCGTGTGAAGGGTATCCCTCCTCGACCCTCAGGTGACAAACAGTGGTCGCAGTCTTGAGGAAGATCAGAAGCTTTTCAGCAGGACACCAATCGATCGCAAACCTGACCAGACAAGCAGAAAAATGCAAATGAGATACAGGAAGTAAATTGCTTTATAGTGTTAACCCAGTTTTCTTGCTTTATAGAACAGAATGCTGAGATCAAGTgttgttaaattaaaacatttctcagCAACTGAGatctaataaaacaaaaaacaaaaaaagacaatggTGAACAGGTTACTTGAATGAAATGCATTACTGCAAACTTGCATGGTgtagtattaaaaataattaatgtctttttttagcaataaaaaaagacaatttggCTGACAACATTTCACAGGTTAAAGATAAAAACGATTTTCAATTTGAAGGCCTGAATTGCATGATGTCTTTTGGTTTTATGAACCTTTTTCTTCATCAGTAACTTGTGATGAATCTGAACTTTACTTCCATAAAATATAGCAATGATAATAAGATTAATGAGAGATGTTTGTATAGACTTTAAAGGAAACTGTACCTGGAGTGCAGAGCCTGAATCTCAGACAGCATCTCTCCTTGACTTATGTACCGCTCCATCACCTCCACAAGGGCGGCGCTCACGTGCCTAAGACGCCCGTCCACCGCCTCCTCGACAAGACCAGCAGTGCCCTGAAACACCTGGAACACAGAAAAAGATACCTTTACAATGATGTGATCAAAGAAAATTAAAACCAGATGAGGCTAAAAAGATATATAAACAGAATATCAGTTTTTTAAATACCGGCAGCATCAGTCTGATTCAAAAGCTTGTCTAAAATTGTTTTAGATGTTCCAagttttgttagtgtaaatagtgctgtagattttttatttttttttgcattcttgtCCTATTTAATTCAGAATAACAAATTATAGTATCATCGTACTGtgagtgaagtgtgtgtgtatgcatactacaaactacatatttttttatcattttgaagCACCTTCTTTCTTTGGCAATTCATCACTCACTTCATGTATCACAGATCTCAGCATCACTACTACAGGGAAATATATGCGGAGACACAGTACCTGAAGATGAAACTCATCGCTGGTTGTCATGGTGATGGACACACGCAGGGGTTCGAGTGATTTTTCGGCAGCACGAGGCAAGAGCTCGAGGCACAGCTCAGAGGAACTGACTGACAGCAGCCTGTACTGCATGTTTCTGTGAGTCACTGAGACCAAGGTCTGCAGCCTGAGAGACAAAGAAACATTAGAGGAAGAGAAGGGGAGCTTATTGTGTTTGTGCAGGAAAAACGTTTTGAATATTTGAAGAATCTTCACTGTAATCATCAACCCAACACAGTCACTGTGACTAAATTAGGGATTTATGCATCTCTTTCTCAGGTTTAGTATGCCATCTAACCTGacaaagtcttcagtgtcacatgattcttcagaaatcagtctaatatgctgatttgccacAGAAGAaacctttatctttttttttttttttcaaaacagtatttctgtggaaactgggATTTTTGgggggattctttgatgaatcctTAAGTTCGAATAACAGCAAAaacagtagcaaaaaaaaaaaggtctataCATACTCACCCATCTCTTAATATTGTCCAGTCACTAATTCGAGCGTGCTGTTTTTCAACCTCATCCTTGAGCTTAGAGAGCTGCAAATCACACACATTCAGAGCGTTTTGCGCTGCCTGGAGGGAATCTTCCAACTGAAAGCTGATCTGTTTCTGTGTGAGAGAAAGGAGTAAGAATTCGAGCAAGCTGATTCTACCTGTTTGTCCCACAGCCGTTTTCGGTGAAGAAAAGTGGACACTACTGGAAGTCTAAAGTGAGTGGATGGCTTACCTCAGCTCTCTGATTTCGTTTAGCTGTGATTCTCTCCTTCTCTTTGCACTCCTCTTTCTGAACAAGAATGAGATTTCATGTAAAAATGTATCTATATTCAGCTATCAGTGTTTAAATTCACGAGTTTAAGGCCACACAACAGCAATCTGCTTTTTATAAGATTAATCCAATGCATAAATCTTATGTGCTTGATAAATCCGATAAAGAGCTTTTTTTCCTCCTGAATTTAGTGATAAAAGTCTACCTTTATCTGCAGAGTGGACAGTAGAGTCTCCAGGGTCTTCCGTTTAGCCTGAAGCTCCTCAGTGCGAGCCTGGAGAGTGTTGATCAGCCCCTCCACCTCCTGAACTTTCTCTTGATATTCAGCTTTTAATGCCTTCCATGCGGAACGAGCTTCATTATTACCTGTGTGCCAACACACACGAAACAAGGCACCATCTCGTCGTTTAGCAAATGAACAGCGATGAACAGTAATATAGAATGATCCATGAGGTGTGTGTCACCTGGGTTTCGGGGACATGGCTCTCTCAGCAGCTGATCCACTGACTCCAGACCTGCCAGCAGCTGGATCATGTCATCCACCACACACAGCTGTCTGAATGCATGCTTCTGTTTTCGCCTGCAGTCCTACGCAATCAAACACAGAgcataaaacagcaatatttcattcatctttatatatatgtttaatgtaACTAATTTTATAACACAGCTCTAGAGTTATAgttactacaataaaaccatggcAATTGGGTATTAGCCAAtgcaactgaaaataaataaaattatttgaaggAAAAATTAGTTATTGGCATAAACTACAGTTACACATAGCAGAACACAAATTTACAATCAGATAGGGAGCCATAATTTCTCCCTCTCCGGTTTCCTGCACTTCGGTGGTGTTGCATGATTTCAGGAAGGAAGGGTCAGTCCTTTCCAGAAGCCTGAAATCAGAAAATATTAGTGTTTATCAAATCgtatttgttcatatttcatgCTCTTAAAAACAAGGACCATAGCACGTCagtattatattacaatatacaaaatatacgCATTAATAACTAAATgactttaattattaaattaaaatgtactcgGTTCAGTGTGTAAAACTACAGTTAACTTAACGTTACAGCTGTGACTTAAGGCGACGAACTTTTAGTTCGAGCGTTTAGCTTTCGCCATCCAAATAACGACTTGCTAGACAACTAGTTTGATTCTTAGAGCGAAAGGGCATTTCTTAACGTATAAAGCGctataaaacaattcaaatattTCCATGTATCTTTATGGTTCGACAGACAATACTCACGCTTCAATTCTTTCCGTCGCCATTTGTGTTTTGAAACTTACCGCCTAACGCTGATTGGTCAGAACATTGACGCCTACGTCACAAATGCCAACCAATCATTGATCTATAAACTAAACATGTAGCTGTACATAAAAGACAAGAATTTACAGCCAAATAACAACATATTAGTGTATTTAAATTATATCCACAACATTGCATacattgtgtgtgagtgtgtgtgtgtatatatatatatacacacacactgtaggcTACTTAACCTAATTCATGTTTTCAACAGgctaataatgtatatttatctatttaaacATAGACTTATACAGGAAATAGACTTTTTATGCGCACATTAATGTTTATGCGTACATCAAAAGCGttctcatttagtttaaataatacaGTTCAGCTGTTGTATGTCAGTCGTTTAATACGACTAatcaataaatagataaaaaaaatgcgtagatgcaaaaaaaaaaaaaaaatattaaaatatgaagcaACAGTAAACTGCTAGTTtggaacaaacaaacaattacttaaatacaatactttttattattatcagtcgTGGTTTCATCATTCCTGATTTCTGTAATAAcccttttttaaaaagtttttaatgaatCCTCTTCCTCAATTAAACCGGAGGGGAGCAAAATTTCGTTTCCTCCTTAAAAAAACACTCAGGTCTGCacaacttttagaaaaaaaaaattccacctgaagaaaatgtatagttttcaatgctttctcatttttttttctttcaatgatATGTGGAGACCAGGCCTATAGTTGTCAGACTCATCATAATGGGAATCTGCCATAATGTATTCATTTAGaagataatttaaaattaattactttCTGTGACCTATACAAAtctcttttcttttaaatctgCTTTCACTGTAGTCCCACTGTGTTAAAGTGTTTGAaaccaaaatacaaaacaatttttacaaaatatagttGTGTAACTGCACTTCAGACTCAAAACCTTAtatttactgatatatatattagtcaCAACAAATCTTGGTCAAATTAGTTTACATTAATCTCATGATCATATCAAAAAACATGctgtatttatgtaaataatagcaatatttgcattaaaattacATTGAATTTCTAAGGATTAAATTCACTGAAGAACACAAGCAGTCAAGATTAAAAATGGTGCACTGtaatataaagcattttaaatcaGGATGAAATTCTAAGCcaaatgcaacaaaaacacacaaattcagTCCAGACACAAGACGACACCGGT comes from Carassius auratus strain Wakin chromosome 3, ASM336829v1, whole genome shotgun sequence and encodes:
- the LOC113044418 gene encoding ZW10 interactor isoform X2 yields the protein MATERIEALLERTDPSFLKSCNTTEVQETGEGEIMAPYLIDCRRKQKHAFRQLCVVDDMIQLLAGLESVDQLLREPCPRNPGNEARSAWKALKAEYQEKVQEVEGLINTLQARTEELQAKRKTLETLLSTLQIKKEECKEKERITAKRNQRAEKQISFQLEDSLQAAQNALNVCDLQLSKLKDEVEKQHARISDWTILRDGLQTLVSVTHRNMQYRLLSVSSSELCLELLPRAAEKSLEPLRVSITMTTSDEFHLQVFQGTAGLVEEAVDGRLRHVSAALVEVMERYISQGEMLSEIQALHSRFAIDWCPAEKLLIFLKTATTVCHLRVEEGYPSHGRATLLSVRKDGNLLDIAHHQPPVQHPVLTEWLEFLSSNPDI
- the LOC113044418 gene encoding ZW10 interactor isoform X1 encodes the protein MATERIEALLERTDPSFLKSCNTTEVQETGEGEIMAPYLIDCRRKQKHAFRQLCVVDDMIQLLAGLESVDQLLREPCPRNPGNNEARSAWKALKAEYQEKVQEVEGLINTLQARTEELQAKRKTLETLLSTLQIKKEECKEKERITAKRNQRAEKQISFQLEDSLQAAQNALNVCDLQLSKLKDEVEKQHARISDWTILRDGLQTLVSVTHRNMQYRLLSVSSSELCLELLPRAAEKSLEPLRVSITMTTSDEFHLQVFQGTAGLVEEAVDGRLRHVSAALVEVMERYISQGEMLSEIQALHSRFAIDWCPAEKLLIFLKTATTVCHLRVEEGYPSHGRATLLSVRKDGNLLDIAHHQPPVQHPVLTEWLEFLSSNPDI